A stretch of Ranitomeya variabilis isolate aRanVar5 chromosome 3, aRanVar5.hap1, whole genome shotgun sequence DNA encodes these proteins:
- the NDUFB4 gene encoding NADH dehydrogenase [ubiquinone] 1 beta subcomplex subunit 4 translates to MAEYKESPLVSRPEGLDPARYYDLTPEQRRLQERRQALRAQVKREYLLKLNDPHRTGMVEDPAITRWMFARNQNIYPNFRPTPKNSLLGLLWTAGPFLFFYTIIKKDRERKEKLIKEGKYERPFHLSN, encoded by the exons ATGGCGGAGTACAAGGAGAGTCCTCTCGTCAGTCGGCCGGAGGGGCTGGACCCGGCCCGGTATTATGACCTGACCCCGGAGCAGCGGAGGCTGCAGGAGAGGCGCCAGGCCCTGAGGGCGCAGGTGAAGAGGGAATATCTGCTGAAGCTCAATGATCCGCACAGGACCGGCATGGTG GAAGACCCCGCTATCACCCGCTGGATGTTCGCCCGGAACCAGAACATTTACCCCAACTTCCGGCCGACACCCAAGAACTCGCTGCTCGGCCTCCTCTGGACCGCCGGCCCCTTCCTCTTCTTTTATACAATCATCAAGAAGGACCgg GAGCGAAAGGAAAAGCTCATCAAAGAGGGAAAATACGAGCGTCCGTTCCACCTCTCAAACTGA
- the HGD gene encoding homogentisate 1,2-dioxygenase isoform X1 yields MAELKYMPGFGNEFSSEDPRCPGSLPEGQNNPQVCPYGLYAEQLSGSAFTCPRSSNKRSWLYRILPSVRHKPFQAYDQKHLTHNWDEVEPDPNQLRWKPFVVGEKKQDFVDGLYTLCGAGDTKARNGIAIHIYTCNVSMIDRCLYNSDGDFLIVPQQGKLLILTEFGKVLVEPNEICVIQQGMRFSIEVFGDSRGYILEVFGVHFELPDLGPIGANGLANPRDFLTPVAWYEDRTVAGGYTVISKYQGKLFSAQQDFSPFNVVAWHGNYAPYKYQLDNFMVINCVAFDHADPSIFTVLTAKSLRPGVAIADFVIFPPRWGVANRTFRPPYYHRNCMSEFMGLIKGHYEAKEEGFQPGGGSLHSAMTPHGPDTECFEKASKAKLEPERVAEGTMAFMFESSLSMAVTRWGMETCSRLDKEYYRCWETLRSHFTPTQRSQN; encoded by the exons TATATGCCAGGATTTGGCAATGAATTCTCTTCGGAGGATCCTCGGTGTCCGGGATCTTTACCGGAGGGACAG AATAACCCCCAGGTCTGTCCATACGGTCTGTACGCGGAGCAGCTCTCCGGTTCTGCCTTCACCTGTCCCAGGAGCTCCAATAAAAGAAG ttGGCTTTACCGTATTCTGCCGTCCGTCCGCCATAAACCCTTTCAGGCTTACGATCAAAAACATCTGACACATAActgggatgaagtggagccagacccCAATCAG CTGAGGTGGAAGCCATTTGTGGTCGGGGAGAAGAAGCAGGACTTTGTGGAT GGACTGTACACGCTCTGCGGAGCTGGAGACACCAAGGCACGCAATGGGATCGCCATCCATATTTACACCTGTAATGTGTCCATGATTGACAG GTGCTTGTATAACTCTGACGGGGATTTTCTTATCG TTCCGCAGCAAGGAAAACTCCTAATTCTCACTGAATTTGGGAAGGTCTTGGTAGAACCCAATGAGATCTGTGTTATTCAG CAAGGGATGAGGTTCAGCATTGAGGTCTTTGGTGACTCCAGAGGTTACATCTTAGAGGTCTTCGGGGTCCACTTTGAGCTCCCTGACCTGGGACCAATAG GAGCCAATGGCCTGGCCAATCCCCGGGATTTTCTGACCCCTGTGGCCTGGTATGAAGACAGGACAGTAGCCGGTGGCTACACTGTGATCAGCAAGTACCAGGGGAAGCTTTTCTCCGCACAGCAG GATTTTTCACCATTCAATGTGGTTGCCTGGCACGGGAACTATGCCCCCTACAAGTACCAACTGGACAATTTCATGGTCATTAACTGTGTGGCGTTTGACCACGCG GACCCGTCCATCTTCACCGTCCTCACCGCTAAATCGCTCAGACCCGGGGTCGCCATCGCAGATTTTGTCATTTTTCCTCCACGTTGGGGGGTGGCGAACCGCACCTTCCGCCCCCCCTATTACCACA GAAACTGCATGAGCGAGTTCATGGGTCTAATCAAGGGCCACTACGAGGCCAAAGAAGAGGGGTTCCAGCCCGGGGGAGGAAGTCTGCACAGCGCCATGACCCCTCACGGGCCGGACACCGAATGCTTCGAGAAGGCGAGCAAAGCCAAACTAGAACCGGAGCGAGTGGCTGAAGGAACCATG GCCTTCATGTTCGAGTCTTCGCTCAGCATGGCGGTGACCCGCTGGGGGATGGAGACCTGCAGCCGCCTGGATAAAGAATATTATCGCTGCTGGGAGACGCTGCGCAGTCACTTCACCCCCACACAGAGGAGCCAGAACTGA
- the HGD gene encoding homogentisate 1,2-dioxygenase isoform X2: MPGFGNEFSSEDPRCPGSLPEGQNNPQVCPYGLYAEQLSGSAFTCPRSSNKRSWLYRILPSVRHKPFQAYDQKHLTHNWDEVEPDPNQLRWKPFVVGEKKQDFVDGLYTLCGAGDTKARNGIAIHIYTCNVSMIDRCLYNSDGDFLIVPQQGKLLILTEFGKVLVEPNEICVIQQGMRFSIEVFGDSRGYILEVFGVHFELPDLGPIGANGLANPRDFLTPVAWYEDRTVAGGYTVISKYQGKLFSAQQDFSPFNVVAWHGNYAPYKYQLDNFMVINCVAFDHADPSIFTVLTAKSLRPGVAIADFVIFPPRWGVANRTFRPPYYHRNCMSEFMGLIKGHYEAKEEGFQPGGGSLHSAMTPHGPDTECFEKASKAKLEPERVAEGTMAFMFESSLSMAVTRWGMETCSRLDKEYYRCWETLRSHFTPTQRSQN, encoded by the exons ATGCCAGGATTTGGCAATGAATTCTCTTCGGAGGATCCTCGGTGTCCGGGATCTTTACCGGAGGGACAG AATAACCCCCAGGTCTGTCCATACGGTCTGTACGCGGAGCAGCTCTCCGGTTCTGCCTTCACCTGTCCCAGGAGCTCCAATAAAAGAAG ttGGCTTTACCGTATTCTGCCGTCCGTCCGCCATAAACCCTTTCAGGCTTACGATCAAAAACATCTGACACATAActgggatgaagtggagccagacccCAATCAG CTGAGGTGGAAGCCATTTGTGGTCGGGGAGAAGAAGCAGGACTTTGTGGAT GGACTGTACACGCTCTGCGGAGCTGGAGACACCAAGGCACGCAATGGGATCGCCATCCATATTTACACCTGTAATGTGTCCATGATTGACAG GTGCTTGTATAACTCTGACGGGGATTTTCTTATCG TTCCGCAGCAAGGAAAACTCCTAATTCTCACTGAATTTGGGAAGGTCTTGGTAGAACCCAATGAGATCTGTGTTATTCAG CAAGGGATGAGGTTCAGCATTGAGGTCTTTGGTGACTCCAGAGGTTACATCTTAGAGGTCTTCGGGGTCCACTTTGAGCTCCCTGACCTGGGACCAATAG GAGCCAATGGCCTGGCCAATCCCCGGGATTTTCTGACCCCTGTGGCCTGGTATGAAGACAGGACAGTAGCCGGTGGCTACACTGTGATCAGCAAGTACCAGGGGAAGCTTTTCTCCGCACAGCAG GATTTTTCACCATTCAATGTGGTTGCCTGGCACGGGAACTATGCCCCCTACAAGTACCAACTGGACAATTTCATGGTCATTAACTGTGTGGCGTTTGACCACGCG GACCCGTCCATCTTCACCGTCCTCACCGCTAAATCGCTCAGACCCGGGGTCGCCATCGCAGATTTTGTCATTTTTCCTCCACGTTGGGGGGTGGCGAACCGCACCTTCCGCCCCCCCTATTACCACA GAAACTGCATGAGCGAGTTCATGGGTCTAATCAAGGGCCACTACGAGGCCAAAGAAGAGGGGTTCCAGCCCGGGGGAGGAAGTCTGCACAGCGCCATGACCCCTCACGGGCCGGACACCGAATGCTTCGAGAAGGCGAGCAAAGCCAAACTAGAACCGGAGCGAGTGGCTGAAGGAACCATG GCCTTCATGTTCGAGTCTTCGCTCAGCATGGCGGTGACCCGCTGGGGGATGGAGACCTGCAGCCGCCTGGATAAAGAATATTATCGCTGCTGGGAGACGCTGCGCAGTCACTTCACCCCCACACAGAGGAGCCAGAACTGA
- the LOC143814935 gene encoding uncharacterized protein LOC143814935, with translation MEEPRKTQEGCKAPKAEARATVVSPPGGERSTRRGAAAAVPKDWGTRAAREPVTSYGSRVHVYLSEYDEAGKTIRRLREELKEVRQAANRASRTEKSALTARISSLGICIEGMEARRAAILDNSGPFREKLENEDRFHNMAAAKEPEGSRRPTQVEEVDHEEMEEAPYPPGGLVTWGGGIKK, from the coding sequence atggaggagcccaggaagacccaggagggctgcaaagcccctaaggctgaggcgagggccactgtggtgtctcctcccggaggtgagcggagcactcgcagaggtgcagcggcGGCGGTGCCGAAGGACTGGGGCACTAGGGCCGCACGGGAGCcggttaccagctatggctcccgCGTCCATGTGTACCTCAGCGAGTACGATGAGGCTGGGAAGACCATCAGGAGACTCCGGGAGGAGctgaaggaggtgaggcaagctgcaaacagagcctcccgcacagagaagtctgccctgacagccaggatatccagcctggggatctgcattgagggcatggaagcccggagagCGGCTATATTAGACAACAGCGGGCCCTTCCGGGAAAAACTGGAAAATGAGgaccgattccacaacatggctgctgcgaaggagccagaggggtctcggcgtccgacccaggtggaggaggtggaccatgaggagatggaggaggcgccgtacccacctgggggcttg